A genomic segment from Saimiri boliviensis isolate mSaiBol1 chromosome 14, mSaiBol1.pri, whole genome shotgun sequence encodes:
- the ZNF350 gene encoding zinc finger protein 350: protein MIQAQESLTLEDVAVDFTWEEWQLLGPAQKDLYRDVMLENYSNLVAVGYQASKPDALFRLEQGQPPWTIKDGIHSGACSEIWKFDDHVLEHLQHERLLNRRKQCHENDAFENILHWSKSQFLLGQSHDIFDLHRKSSKSNLTLVNQNKRYEIKDSAEFTGNGDSFLHANHERFHTAIKFPASQKSISTKSQFINPKHQKTRKLEKHHICSECGKAFIKKSWLTDHQVMHTGEKPHRCSLCEKAFSRKFMLTEHQRTHTGEKPYECPECGKAFLKKSRLNIHQKTHTGEKPYICNECGKGFIQKGNLIVHQRIHTGEKPYICNECGKGFIQKTCLIAHQRFHTGKTPFVCSECGKSCSQKSGLIKHQRIHTGEKPFECSECGKAFSTKQKLIVHQRTHTGERPYGCNECGKAFAYMSCLVKHKRIHTREKQEAAKVENPPADRHSLLHTSDVMQEKNSAGMVTTQLPSMAPQTSLNISGLLANRNVVLVGQPVVRCAASGDIRGFAQDRHLVNAVNVVVPSVINYVLFYVTENS from the exons atgatCCAGGCCCAG GAATCCCTAACACTGGAGGATGTGGCTGTGGACTTCACTTGGGAGGAGTGGCAGCTCCTAGGCCCTGCTCAGAAGGACCTGTACCGGGATGTGATGTTGGAGAACTACAGCAACCTAGTTGCAGTGG GGTATCAAGCCAGTAAACCAGATGCACTCTTCAGGTTGGAACAAGGACAACCACCGTGGACAATAAAAGACGGAATCCACAGTGGAGCCTGTTCAG aaatCTGGAAATTTGATGATCATGTGCTGGAGCACTTACAGCATGAACGCCTATTAAACAGAAGGAaacaatgtcatgaaaatgatgcatttgaaaatattcttcattgGAGCAAAAGTCAGTTTCTGCTAGGGCAAAGTCATGATATATTTGACTTACATAGAAAAAGTTCGAAATCGAATTTAACTTTAGTTAACCAGAACAAACGCTATGAAATAAAGGACTCTGCTGAGTTTACAGGAAATGGGGACTCCTTTCTTCATGCCAACCATGAACGATTTCATACTGCAATTAAATTTCCTGCAAGTCAAAAATCCATCAGCACTAAGTCCCAATTCATCAATCCGAAGCATCAGAAAACTCGAAAATTAGAGAAGCATCATATatgcagtgaatgtgggaaagccttcatcAAGAAGTCTTGGCTAACTGATCACCAGGTAAtgcatacaggagagaaaccccaCAGATGTAGTCTATGTGAGAAAGCCTTCTCCAGAAAGTTCATGCTCACTGAACATCAAAGAACTCATACAGGAGAAAAACCGTATGAATGCCctgaatgtggcaaagcctttctCAAGAAGTCACGGCTCAACATACATCAGAAAAcacatacaggagagaaaccctatatatgcaatgaatgtgggaaagGCTTCATCCAGAAAGGAAATCTCATTGTACACCAGCGAATTCATACAGGTGAGAAACCTTATATATGCAATGAATGTGGAAAAGGCTTCATTCAGAAGACTTGCCTCATAGCACATCAGAGATTTCACACAGGAAAGACGCCGTTTGtgtgcagtgaatgtggaaaatCCTGTTCTCAGAAATCAGGTCTCATTAAACATCAAAgaattcatacaggagagaaaccctttgagtgcagtgaatgtgggaaagcctttagcACAAAGCAAAAGCTCATTGTCCATCAAAGGACTCATACAGGAGAGAGACCTTACGGCTGTAATGAGTGTGGGAAAGCTTTTGCCTATATGTCGTGCCTGGTTAAGCATAAGAGAATACACACAAGGGAGAAACAAGAGGCAGCCAAGGTGGAAAATCCTCCTGCAGACAGGCACAGCTTATTACACACCAGTGATGTCATGCAGGAGAAAAACTCTGCTGGCATGGTGACTACACAACTGCCTTCCATGGCCCCTCAGACATCATTAAACATCAGTGGCCTCCTAGCAAACAGGAACGTAGTCCTTGTGGGACAGCCAGTGGTCAGATGTGCAGCCTCAGGAGATATCAGAGGATTTGCACAGGACAGACACCTTGTGAATGCCGTGAATGTAGTCGTGCCTTCCGTGATCAATTATGTCTTATTTTATGTTACAGAAAACTCATAG